One Exiguobacterium sp. BMC-KP genomic window, CGTTCGTGTTAAAATCACGAAAGCGGGCTATCCGATGAACGATGGTCAATTCGTTCGAATCATGCAGACATTAAAAGACGCTGCAGTCTAATCGAAAGGGCAAAGGGAACCTCTGGTTTTCTTTGCCACTTTTTTTGTTTTCATTTCAGGAATGCGCTACACTGAATACAGTTCAATTAAGGAAAGAGGATATCATTCATGCGAATCAACAAATTCATTAGCGAGACAGGCTTTTGCTCAAGGCGTGCTGCCGATAAACTGGTCGATGCAGGTCGTGTGACGATCAACGGTCTGACAGCAGAACTCGGCTCGCAAGCTGAAGAAACGGACGTCGTTGAAATTGATGGTCAGCCGCTCCAGACAAAACCAAAGCCCGTCTACATCGTCTTAAATAAACCAGTCGGCATCACGTGTACGACGGAGCTTGATATTGAAGGAAATATCATCGATTTCGTCAATCATCCGAAGCGGATTTTCCCGATTGGTCGTCTCGATAAAGATTCAGACGGCTTGATTCTTTTGACGAACGATGGTGATGTCGTTAACCGGATCTTACGAGCAGAAAACAATCACGATAAAGAATATATCGTAACCGTCGATGCACCGATTACGGATACGTTCATTCAAGGCATGGCGAGTGGTGTTGACATTCTCGGTACGACAACGAAGGAGTGTATTGTTGAGCCGCTAGAAACACGG contains:
- the rluF gene encoding 23S rRNA pseudouridine(2604) synthase RluF, with amino-acid sequence MRINKFISETGFCSRRAADKLVDAGRVTINGLTAELGSQAEETDVVEIDGQPLQTKPKPVYIVLNKPVGITCTTELDIEGNIIDFVNHPKRIFPIGRLDKDSDGLILLTNDGDVVNRILRAENNHDKEYIVTVDAPITDTFIQGMASGVDILGTTTKECIVEPLETRTFRIILTQGLNRQIRRMCKEFGYRVKRLQRVRIMNIELGDLPIGSWRDLTEEELRELFTTLDGQ